The Spartobacteria bacterium sequence CGCACAAACATGTCCGCCCGTCCGTTACTAGGGTCAACGCTGCTGGGCAACACCCAACGGGGATTATCGACGATCTGAGCCCATGGGGCCGATGCCTGGTGCATGGTTGCCGCAGCGGCCTGTTTTGCCGTCGAAGTTACATCAGAAATGCATCCGCCTTCTACCAGCAGAACATGATCGGCTATACCCATCCAGTCATAAACCGAGGCCCATCCGCCAACAACCAGAGAAACCCCCAGTTCATCCACCATGTGACGAGCCAAGGCAACCAATGGCAGCCGACTGGACGACCGGCCCAGCATCGTACAAATACGCTCATCTGCCGAAAGAAATCCAACGCCGGTATCGCGTTCATCAAACAGGAGTACGCGTGCACCGCTAATTAAGGCTTCGACCACGCCTGCCGCCTGTGAACTGTAGCTGTCGCAGTGATCGCAGGTATAGTGCGATGCGTTGTTTGAATCCGGCATGAAGGGGGAGAGATCCACATCAACGACGCTTCGACCTTCCTCTGCACGTACATACACGGAATCCGACGATGAGACGGCGAATTTTCGGCGATCGTCACTGGTATGATTATAAATACCGTCGGCAACTGCACGCATCAGTGCCTGACGTTCGTATGGATCATTGCCCAGAACCACCGTAATACCAACAGGAACGCCTGTTCCAGACAGAGATAAATCATTTGCCACATCCATCTGTATCCGCGTATCTTCATGGGAGGTAAATGGATAGCTATTATTGTCCAGTTTCATGATTGTTCCGTCGGCCACGAAACCGACCAGTCCCTGCGTGTGCAGTAGCTGACGCAACTGATCTGCCGCTTCCATGTCAAATACCGCGCGATCCAATCGCTCCCGATCCAAGTTGCAATAAATGAGTGCGGCATCAACGATCCGGGGCAAATCGGTAAAGAAACAATGGGTCAGCGTCTCTGAATCAATCAGTCCGGCAGCCTTGTCCTCATCGGAATAACGCCGTAACCCATCGTGCTCCGAATATCCCCACTGCCCAGCCTGTTTTACTTCAGGGAGCCGCAGTGCAATATGCAGATCGATGCCGTCCTGATCAATAGATACGGCAGAACGGGGAAGAATCTGACCGTCAGGATGGGGCACTTCTATCAGGGTCTTTCCCCCGGCCTGAATGTGCCCCACTTCTTTAACCACATTGCGGAGCAGTTCATCTTCCAGGGCTGTTCGGGTTATGGCACTTTGATAAAGGCGCTCCGGAAACCCGGCAACGGATTCTGGAATAGTGATCACAAAGATGTTTTCGGCTGCGGGGGATACGATTAATTCCCCAATTTTTAAAATATACCGTGAAAAATCATAATCGCCAACCAGCTGTGAATAGTTGGAAAATGCTTTTCCGTGTATGCTCCGGAGAATGTCGTAAAACTCTCTGCGATCTCTCATGAACTGCTCCTGATGTCTTATTTATCTGATGATGACGAGGCTGCGGGGGTCGCTGCGGCAACGGGTTTGGTGCCCGTGGCCGTGGCAGGTTGTTTCGCGGGATTGGAAACCACCGCACTGGATGTATCTTTGGCCGCCGCAGACTGATAGCCACTGCTTCGATAATCTGTCGCGTAAAACCCGGAGCCCTTGAAAATAATGCCGGCTCCCGTACCAAGCAGCCGTTTCACAGCGCCACCGCATTCCGGGCAGGTATTAACGGGATCTGCCGTGATATTCTGAAACACTTCAAATAAATGACCGCATTCTTTACATTTGTAATCATATGTGGGCATACGTTTCGTCCTCTCCTTAATATTGAAAAAAAATCAAGCCGCTTGTTTACCACTATGCAACGACGTTGTCAAAAAAGGATTTAATCCTGCTCCGAACCTTTTTATTTCTATTTCACCGCCGCGTGCATTCCTGACCGCTTATTTTTGACCTTACGTACTGTTCGTGGTATCCATACGACCATGAATACAGCACCACAAAAGGCCTTGTTTATCCCGTCTTCATCTATACTGTGGGAGAAAATCTCCCCCATTATAAACACCGATGTACTGATGGTTTTTAATGCCATGACGCTACCCGATGCATTAACGGCGGCCCGCCAGGAAGACATTGCCTATCTTATCCTTCCGCAGGATCTCAACCGTCCATCGTGGATCACAGTGATACGGGAATTCAAAAAATCATCACCTCAAACACGAGTGATTCTCTTGTTGCAAACCCCGTCCCAGCGTGTCGCTCTGGCTCCGGGCGTCGATTTGATTCTTCGCTTCCCCGAGGAGGTCAGCCAACTCAACCACCTTCATCAACAGACCTGGCCTGACCTCGCGCTGCCGGACGATCTGAATATTGCACGCCTCGCGGAATTACTCCATCGACACCAGTCCCTCATGGAAAAACTGTCAGCCAACTATTCTTATATCTCCATTTTACAGGAATTGACCAAAAACTGGGCCCAAATATTTCATGCCCGGCTGGCGGCATGCCTGACATTAAATCCGAATGACTGCCTCATTTTCACGTCAGATCACGGATATCAACCGCCCACTGACAAAATCGCAGAGTCATTAAACGCCTACATCAACCAGTTAATCCCCAATGAAAATGTTCTCCAGAATCCCATTATGTTCCATTCACGCTGCTGTATGACGCCGAACGAAAAGGGTTCCCCTTCTACGATCTTTTTTCATCTTCCTGTCTTTTCGCAACGCCGGCTGTCCTGCGTTATTCTGCTGGCATTACCCCCAGCCATGCAACCGCATCAGCTGGAAAGCAGCAACATGTCGGGCATCGCCCATGGACTGGTTAATCAGGTTCTGCGTCTGGATCTCATTCATCAGGTAAGTCAGCGCGACCCATTGACCAATCTTTTTAACCGCCGTTTTGCGGAAAAGGAACTGGAACGCTATTTCAATCTTTCCAAGCGATATAATATTTCCATGGCACTGCTCTTTTTCGACCTCGATCATTTCAAACAAATTAACGACCTTTATGGACATGAAACCGGGGACAAAGTGCTGATTAAACTGGCCAACCATCTTAATGCCATGCTTCGCAAAACCGACATTCTCTGCCGGCTGGGCGGTGATGAATTCATTGCTATCCTTCCCTATACCAATGAAGAGGAAGCACATATCACCGTGGAACGCATCTATCAGGCACTAAGCAAGCAAGACGATGCCGTTGTGATATCACTATCAACCGGCGTTGCGATCTATCATCCCTACGAAGATAAAATCACACCGGACGTGCTCCTCAACCGAGCCGATCAGGCCATGTTTTTTGCTAAACGTATGGGGGGTAATCGTCACCATTTCTGGAAGCAGCGAAATGTTGCCGACGACCTAAGCCTGCTGGTGGAAGATTTCACGGTCCACGAACCCCAATACGGAAAGCCTCTGGTACGTATTATCTGCGCCGATCCCCTTCTGGCTCGCTTCATTACACAGGTACTGATCGATGTACCCTCGCAAATTCATTTTTCACCCACCGTTACATCAGCACTGCAAAGCTTCCAGCTCAACAATGTACGCCATCAGCTTTTCATCCTTGATTTCACTCACAACCAAACCGATATGGAGCCCATTCTAAACCTGCCCGGAGCAATTCATATCTTATTGACCACTGAATTCGGATTACAGAAAGTGATCCGAGATCATGGCGACCACATCTTTGATTTGATACAGAAACCATGCAGCAAAGAAGAACTGCTCATGGCTGTACACCGGGGACTGGATTTCATTTCCCTTACACAGAAAAATGAAGAATATCAGCATGAACTCGTGAGCATGGTCAATAAGCGCAATGCGCAAGTTCGCAAATCACTCAACCGCATTAAAGCAGCCTATGAGTATACCCTTGATACCATGATCAACATGCTGGACGCCCGAGAACATGAGACATCGCAACATAGCCGACGCGTTCGCGATCTAACCTTTCATCTGGCTCAAACCATGGGCATCAGACCCAGTGATGCTCGTGACATCGCTCAAGGCGCACTGTTTCACGATATTGGTAAAATCGCCATCCCCGATGCCATCCTGCTTAAACAGTCCCACCTCAGTGAAGACGAATGGCGCATCATGCAGAACCACCCGGAAATTGGCTATACCTTTCTCTGCAACCATCCCTTGATGTCCGTTCCCTCGGAAATTGTCCGCTCACACCATGAACGCTATGACGGCTCCGGCTATCCCCGACATCTTAAAAAAGACGAAATATGCCTGGGTGCCCGCCTTTTTGCCATCATCGACTCCTATGACGCCATCCGCTCTGTCAGATCATACAAAAAATCCGTATCAACCAAAGACGCCCTGGCAGAAATAGCCGCACATCGCGGAACGCTTTTCGAACCCAGCGTCGTAGATGCCTTTGTCGATATCATCGATGAAATAGAAGAAATTGGCCAGTGGGATCACCTCACTCCTAAGACAACCTGATGCACTCCCCGGCACACCATATGCGGATCGTGTTGACGATAAAATATTACCTGTCACTTATTCGAACATGTGATCGCATAACTATCCGCTGGCACTTCATCATCTGCTTTGTTACAAGCACTGTTTATTCGGTAAATGGTTTTTTAGGCGGACAGGTGACAATGATAGCGTATTTTATACGGCGAATAATACTGATCATCCCCACGTTCATCGGGATTACAATGATCTGTTTTTTACTGACACAATTTATCCCGGGCGGTCCGGTGGAGCAGATGCTGACGAAGATGCGCGGGATCGGTGAAGCATCGGGCGTGAGTGCCGGTAAGGTAAACACCATTTCTGCAGATTATCGAGAGCAGCTGGAAAAACACTTTGGTTTTGATCAGCCCCTTCACAGACGGTATCTAAACTGGCTGATTCGTGACCGCATCGGGATGCGCATGACATCCTATAAATATACCAATAAAACAGCATGGGATCTCATTCGAAACCGAATGCCGGTATCACTCATTTTTGGTCTTACTGGCTTTTTTCTCAGTTATCTGGTTTGTATCCCGCTGGGCATTGTCAAGGCACTGAAAAATGGCAGCCGTTTTGATTTCATCAGTTCGGTGACGGTGTTCATCGGATATGCCATCCCCCCATTTGCACTGGGCATGGTCTTGAAGATGTTTTTTTGCGGCACGGTGGATCATCTCTGGGATGTGTTTCCTGTGGCGGGGTTTCATTCGGAACAGTTTGCGACGCTTCCATTGCGGGATAAAATAAGTGACTTATTTATGCACATGCTGCTGCCCTGTATCTGTTATATGGCCGGTCATTTTGCGGTGCTGACCCTGCTCATGAAAAACTCGCTGATGGATCAAATTGGACGCGACTATATTCGAACCATTGTAGCGGCCGGGGGGACAGCGCGACGGGCGATCTGGGGTCATGCGCTGCGCAATGCACTTATTCCCATCGCCACAGGTTTTGGCTCTATTCTTTCTGTTATTCTGGCAGGTTCAGTGATCATTGAACAGGTTTTTGAAATCCCAGGCATGGGCCTGCTGAGTATGGATGCAATTGTTGGAAGGGACTACGCGGTCTTCATGGCCATTCTGTCGATTTCGTCTATTTTGGCGTTGCTGGGCAATATCCTGTCGGACTTCTGTTATGTACTCATCGACCCGAGGATTGATTTCAGCCGATGAATATCATACGCAACCCACTGACCCGCAAACGATTTTATCGCTTTAAACAGCGACGATCCGCATGGATTTCATTATGGGGATTACTAGTGCTTTATTTGGTAAGCCTCTGCGCAGAAATCATCTGCAATGATAAGCCGTTGTTTGTCCGCTTTGAAGGAACGTCGTACAGCCCCGTCTTTCGTTATTATCCGGAAGACACCTTTCTTCACAACGGACGCATCACCCGTCCTAATTACAAAATGATGAATCAGTCCAGCCCCTTTATTGATAATCCATCCAACGTCATGATTTTCCCGCCTGTCCCATTCGGCCCCAATGAAAGTCTGGATCCATCAGAACTCATTGATGAGGAATCCGTACTGATAACATGTAAACCCGTCCCCGCGATTGCCAGCATCGATATCACTCCCGATATGACCATCGCCAAATCAAGCCAGCTATCAACCATCCTGCGCGACACGGTTTCTTTGCGGGCTGATCAGCGATGGCATTTCTCTCCGCAGTTGCTAGATGCAATCGAACTGCGCTTTAAGAATGAAGCCGCACCAGAAATGACAACAACCCTACAGCCGGTCGCGCCCTGCACCCCCACCGTTTCGGCAACGCTGACGGACTTCAATCCCCGTCGCCGACCACCACGCACAGTTCGCCTCCGACTTCAGCACAATCAGGTTGGCTCGCATCCGCCATGGCAGCTCATCTATCGTAATCAGCAGATAGAAAATCCGCCTGCTCCATGGCAGAATATTTCTGCAAATGACCGCCAAATCTTCCGCGAAAAGGCCCAAAACGCATTAAAAATGCCACAATCCGACATCGAGATCAGAACAGACGATGGCACCGCTTGGGCCGTTCATTTTTCCAAGCAGGAAATCCGCTGGCCTTACAAACCCACACGCCGGCATTTCATGGGGATCGACGGAACGGGACGCGATGTCTTTGCACGCATTCTGTACGGCATGCGCACCAGTCTGACTTTTGGCTTTCTATTGGCTATGGGGGCTATGGGTGCGGGCGCGGTGATCGGCGCCTTTCAAGGCTACCTGGCGGGCTTATTTGACCTGGCAGCACAGCGCATCATCGAAATATGGAGCTCCCTACCCTTTCTCTATATCATGATTCTGCTGGGATCGGTGTACGGACGCAGCTTCGCCCTGCTGCTCCTGTGTTACGGGCTGTTCAACTGGATAGGCGTCTCCTATTACATCCGCGGCGAATTCCTTAAACTGCGCAAACAACCCTTCGTCGATGCCGCGCAATGCCAGGGACTGCCCGCCCGACGCATCATATTCATCCATATTCTTCCCAATGCCCTCACACCCATCATCACCTTTTTCCCTTTTTCACTCGTGGGAGCCATCGGATCGCTGGCCGCACTGGATTATCTGGGATTTGGCCTTCCCCCGCCCACGGCCAGCTGGGGTGAACTGCTGCATCAGGCACAAACCTACCGCTGGGCCTGGTGGCTGATTCTTTATCCATCGCTCGCCCTGTTTATCGTCATGATCCTCGGCGTCTTCATCGGCGAAGGACTGCGTGACGCCTATGATCCCAAACCCTTTTCGCGAATCGAATGAAAAAGTACTTACAAAAAAAGTTCCAATCATTGGAACTTTTCTCGCATACCCCCTGGAAGAACTTCCAATCATTGGAACTTTCCAAATGCTCCCTTTTCCCCCTTCACCCTTCATCCCTCATCCTCACCCCTCATCCCTCATCCCTCCTATGACCTTACTTGAAATACAAAATCTGACCGTCGCCTTTCCTTACGATCAGGAACTTGTTCCTGTGATCACGGCCGTATCACTGCAACTTGAAGAAGGACAGTCACTTGGACTCGTTGGTGAATCCGGCTGCGGGAAAACCGTCACCGCCATGTCCATTCTGCGACTGCTGGCGTCGCCTCCTGCGGTCATTCAGTCGGGGACGATCCGCTTTGATGGCAAGAACCTGCTTTCGCTGCCCATTGATCAGCTGCGAGCCATGCGGGGACGCGAAATATCGATGATCTTTCAGGAACCCATGACCGCTCTTTCACCCCTTTACCGTATCGGCGACCTGATGATTGAGCTATTTCGATATCATCGAAACGTCGGTAAAAAGGCCGCCCGCGAAATTTCTATCGACTGGTTGCAGCGCGTCGGCATCCCCGATCCGGCCGATCGCATGCGCGCCTACCCCCATCAGCTCAGCGGCGGAATGCGCCAGCGAGTAATGATTGCTATGGCGCTGATGCACGAACCCCGCCTGGTCATTGCCGACGAACCGACAACCGCACTCGACGTCACTATTCAGGCGCAAATTCTCGACCTTATGCGCAATCAGGTGCAGAAAAAAGCGTCGCTGCTGCTCATCACCCATGACATGGGGGTGATCCGCGAAATGTGTTCTCATGTCGCCGTTATGTACGCAGGTGAAATCATCGAGACCGGCACCGTCAACGAAGTGTTTAACAATCCGCTGCATCCCTATACCCGTGCACTGCTCGCCGCCATTCCCGGTATCAATCCCGACTGCAAACGTCTGCCCGTTATTCCGGGCCATGTACCGCCGCCCAGCCAGTTTGCCCAGGGCTGCCGTTTTCATCCCCGATGCGGCAAAGCGTTTGCGCCCTGTGCTACACAACATCCAGCACAGACCATCCTCTATAAACGACGTATTGCCTGTCATTTATGGGATCAGAAATACAAATCAGCCAACGAATCATGAGTGCTACGAGATGAATGCCACACCTGCTCCACTGCTGCAAATAAACGACCTGAAAACATGGTTTCCCATTAAACGCGGCGTTTTCGCTCGCACATCTGGGTATCTCCGGGCGGTAGATGGCGTCACCCTGCATATTCACGAAGGTGAAACACTGGGACTGGTCGGCGAATCAGGCTGCGGAAAAACTACATTGGCTCGTACAGTGCTTCGCCTCGAAAAGGCCACATCAGGCCAGATATTTTTCGACGGCATCGATGTGTTGGGCCGCAACCGCGCGGAGATGGACTTGATGCGGCGTCATATGCAAGTTGTTTTTCAAGATCCATTTGCATCGCTTAACCCCCGCATGAGCATTGTCGACCTCATTACCGAAGGCGCAGTTCATCACCGCATTATCACGCGAAGCGATGCACGGAATTATGCAACCGATCTGCTGGATGAAGTAGGACTGGGCAACCATGCACTGGATCGTTATCCCCATGAATTTTCCGGAGGACAGCGACAGCGTATAAGCATCGCCCGTGCACTGGCCATGCAGCCAAAACTGATCATCTGCGACGAAGCCGTCAGCGCCCTCGATGTATCCGTCCAGGCACAGGTCATTAACCTCTTCATGGATCTGAGGGATCGACGCAATCTGTCCTACCTGTTCATTTCCCATGACCTCAGCGTCGTCCGCCATCTTGCCAACCGCATCGCCGTCATGTACTTTGGACAGATCGTAGAATCCGGCCCCGCCACACAAGTAATAGATCATCCCGTCCATCCCTACACCGAAGCACTTATCTCCGCCATTCCATCCCCGATGGCAACCAATACACAGCGCATTTTACTCACAGGCGACGTTCCGTCACTGAAAAATCCCCCCCCAGGCTGCCGATTCCATCCACGCTGTCCCATTGCTCTGGACTGCTGCACTCAAACCATGCCGAACCTTCGCATAACAGATGAAAGAAACGCTCATCAAGCCGCATGTCTCCTGCGCGGCAATCAAAAATAACGCGCACACCAAAGATCAGCCACCCTCATCCTTCTTACTGATACGACCCACATCGCGAATAGCATACAAGCCCTTCCATTCGCCCTTCACCTTGCATCCCCCCGCTTTGCGCCTCGGTCCAAAATAATCCCGGTTTGCCACAAAAAATGCCTCCACAAAGCCCCTGCTCCCGACCACTTGCCCATCAGTGAAATACCGGCATCTGCTTAACAATCCCGCTGATATCCCATACATCAAAACATCTTCCAGATACCCAACCGATAAAACCGACCAATCCTGCCCGGTCGCCTCTCCATACGCGTCCCCCCGATGAACCATTAATGCCGTAATCCCAGCTCGCGCTGCGAACGCCCCCGCAGCAGCGTCACCAAATCCACAAAACCTATACAAAGCAGGATCAGCCACAACCCCCGCCCTCACGGCATTCATCTCAATATAGGCAGCCACCGTCCGCAGCGCATTGCCTCCCTCCACCAAAACACTCTTAAACCGCTCAGACCACAACGTCCCCTTTCGGTCATGTATCCGATTATACCAAAAAGAAAACCGATGTTTCAGCGTCTTCATAAACTCGCTGATATCATGCATCCGCCTGCGATAACGCCACTTATCATCCTCAATGGCCAAAAGATTCCCCGCCGCATCCCATTCCGACCACCGCGCTTCAATGCCTTCCATTTCCTCAGCCGAATACAAAGCATGCATCCGTATCAGCAACATCTCATCAGACACAATCGCATTCCGATCCGGCTCCTCTAACAACAGATGAAAATGGTTGGTCATCAACGCAAACGTCAATACCTTCACACCAGTAAACCCCTCCACGCGACGAATCAACCCGTGCAGATGCTCTTTCTCCGCTTCACCCAAAAGCATCTGCCTTCCCACTATCCGCGTCATACAGTGATAATACGCTTGTTCATCTCTTTTGATTCGTGCTCGTCTCATAATGACGCGATTAATTCACAATAACTTTCAGCGGTCAAGAATAAAACTATTTAGTACCTGTCACATATTTTATACTAACGAAGCGAAAGCTCTAAAACGTGCAGTCAACAGTGAAACGATTATTGCGCGTTTTGCGGTCATGGATCCGGAAACAAATTATTCATTGCCTGCGTATCAGACAGCATGCGGCGCATCGGACATTCTGGCACATCTGCAGGAACGATATTTCACCATGGAGCAGCATAACGATCTCTCGGATCGCTTACTCGAGAGTGCCATGCGCAATATTATTGCCAATGCCTCGTTAGCCATAAAAAATCCTTCTGAATACCGCTATCGTGCTGAATTGATGTGGACGGGCACCATTGCTCATAACAATTTGCTAGATCGCGGCCGCATTGGTGACTGGGCCAGTCATGATATTGAACACGAACTGAGCGCGGCCTACGACATTGCTCACGGTGCAGGCCTTGCTATTGTCTTTCCTGCATGGATGAAATATGTGTACACAACGAATATCGATCGTTTTGTTCAATATGCGCTTCGCGTATGGGATATCAGCCTGCCGCTGGAAGATAAAGACGGCATCGTCATGGCCGCCATCGAACGGTTGGAGGCCTTTTATCGCTCGATCGGCATGCCTACACGCTTATCTGACCTGAAAATCGGGGATGAAAATCTTCGTAAAATGGCCGAATCGGCACTGATTGTTTCTGATCACGTGGGCAACTTCAAAAAACTGAAGGCCGACGATATTGAAAATATTTACAAACTGGCATTATAATTCCTGAACGCTTTGCGACCGCACCCCGGGTGCGGTCGCTTTTTTCACACACCATAAACCCTTTTCGCCGGCAATATGTTTATGCTGAGCCAGTAATGCCTGCAGCCCAATCCCCTTTTCCGGTTCATAATTCATACAAAACAGTTCGAATTATAAAAATGCAGGGTGTAGATATACACCCAATACAAAAAAGAACGCGCGTTACCTGATTGAATTTATCGCTTTCCAAACAGCGATAATATCTATACTGTTCTAGTGTAAATTTAATTCGATCCTAACAAGGAGATGTATTACTTATGAGACAATTAGCTGCTGGCATTATGGGTATTGTTTTGGCGTTAAATATCACGGCACTGGCAAAGGACAAAGTCCTTTATGTCGATTCATACCATGCGGGATTTGGATGGAGTGATGGTATTACCGAAGGAGTGGTCACCGGACTTGGCGATGCCGTTGATTTAAAAATCATACGCATGGACACCAAACGCAATCCTGATGAAGCCTATAAGCAGAATGCGGCGCTGATGGTGAAAAAGGAAATTGAAGATTTTCAACCCGATGTCGTGATTACATCAGATGATAATGCAGCAAAATACGTCGTTGCCTCTTTTTATAAGGATACCGAATTGCCTGTCGTTTTTTGCGGAGTCAACTGGGATGCCTCCGCCTACGGTTTTCCATGCAAAAATATTACGGGGATGATCGAAGTAACTCCTGTCGATGGCCTGATCGAAGAATTGAAAAAGATCGCCCAAGGCAGTCGAGTCGGCTACCTGGGTCCGGACAGGTTAACGGCGCACAAAGACTACGAGCACAGCAAAGAATTGTTTAATATCGATTTCACCCCCTATTTTGCAACAGATTATGATGATTACAAAAAGGGGTTCAAGCAGTTGCAGGAAAGCTGCGACATGGTGATTATTTATTCCGACGGCGGTCTATTTAACAATCCTGAAAACGTGACTGATCTGGAAACGTTTTTTGCCGAAAATACAAAGGTTCCTACAGGCAGCAACTATGATTTCATGAGCAACCTTGCCCTCGTTTCCTTTAGCAATGTATCACAGGAACAAGGGTTCTGGGCCGCTGATAAGGCCTTGAAAATCCTACAGGGGACAAGCCCGGCAGCTATTCCGATTGAAAGAAATACACAGGGGAAACTGATCATTAATGCTAAAATTATTGAAGCATCCGGCCTGGAAGTACCCTATGAAATGGTTGGGATAGCCGATCAGATCATTGAATAGCTGGATATAGATCCCTTTTTTAATGGCAAACATGTGGACTTCTGTTAGAAGTCCACTTTAATTTTTTTGACGAAAAAATAGGAGCAGCATATGCACGACTGGATCGCCATTTTAGACTTTG is a genomic window containing:
- a CDS encoding zinc ribbon domain-containing protein, translated to MPTYDYKCKECGHLFEVFQNITADPVNTCPECGGAVKRLLGTGAGIIFKGSGFYATDYRSSGYQSAAAKDTSSAVVSNPAKQPATATGTKPVAAATPAASSSSDK
- a CDS encoding diguanylate cyclase produces the protein MNTAPQKALFIPSSSILWEKISPIINTDVLMVFNAMTLPDALTAARQEDIAYLILPQDLNRPSWITVIREFKKSSPQTRVILLLQTPSQRVALAPGVDLILRFPEEVSQLNHLHQQTWPDLALPDDLNIARLAELLHRHQSLMEKLSANYSYISILQELTKNWAQIFHARLAACLTLNPNDCLIFTSDHGYQPPTDKIAESLNAYINQLIPNENVLQNPIMFHSRCCMTPNEKGSPSTIFFHLPVFSQRRLSCVILLALPPAMQPHQLESSNMSGIAHGLVNQVLRLDLIHQVSQRDPLTNLFNRRFAEKELERYFNLSKRYNISMALLFFDLDHFKQINDLYGHETGDKVLIKLANHLNAMLRKTDILCRLGGDEFIAILPYTNEEEAHITVERIYQALSKQDDAVVISLSTGVAIYHPYEDKITPDVLLNRADQAMFFAKRMGGNRHHFWKQRNVADDLSLLVEDFTVHEPQYGKPLVRIICADPLLARFITQVLIDVPSQIHFSPTVTSALQSFQLNNVRHQLFILDFTHNQTDMEPILNLPGAIHILLTTEFGLQKVIRDHGDHIFDLIQKPCSKEELLMAVHRGLDFISLTQKNEEYQHELVSMVNKRNAQVRKSLNRIKAAYEYTLDTMINMLDAREHETSQHSRRVRDLTFHLAQTMGIRPSDARDIAQGALFHDIGKIAIPDAILLKQSHLSEDEWRIMQNHPEIGYTFLCNHPLMSVPSEIVRSHHERYDGSGYPRHLKKDEICLGARLFAIIDSYDAIRSVRSYKKSVSTKDALAEIAAHRGTLFEPSVVDAFVDIIDEIEEIGQWDHLTPKTT
- a CDS encoding ABC transporter permease subunit, producing the protein MIAYFIRRIILIIPTFIGITMICFLLTQFIPGGPVEQMLTKMRGIGEASGVSAGKVNTISADYREQLEKHFGFDQPLHRRYLNWLIRDRIGMRMTSYKYTNKTAWDLIRNRMPVSLIFGLTGFFLSYLVCIPLGIVKALKNGSRFDFISSVTVFIGYAIPPFALGMVLKMFFCGTVDHLWDVFPVAGFHSEQFATLPLRDKISDLFMHMLLPCICYMAGHFAVLTLLMKNSLMDQIGRDYIRTIVAAGGTARRAIWGHALRNALIPIATGFGSILSVILAGSVIIEQVFEIPGMGLLSMDAIVGRDYAVFMAILSISSILALLGNILSDFCYVLIDPRIDFSR
- a CDS encoding ABC transporter permease subunit codes for the protein MPQSDIEIRTDDGTAWAVHFSKQEIRWPYKPTRRHFMGIDGTGRDVFARILYGMRTSLTFGFLLAMGAMGAGAVIGAFQGYLAGLFDLAAQRIIEIWSSLPFLYIMILLGSVYGRSFALLLLCYGLFNWIGVSYYIRGEFLKLRKQPFVDAAQCQGLPARRIIFIHILPNALTPIITFFPFSLVGAIGSLAALDYLGFGLPPPTASWGELLHQAQTYRWAWWLILYPSLALFIVMILGVFIGEGLRDAYDPKPFSRIE
- a CDS encoding ABC transporter ATP-binding protein — encoded protein: MPPMTLLEIQNLTVAFPYDQELVPVITAVSLQLEEGQSLGLVGESGCGKTVTAMSILRLLASPPAVIQSGTIRFDGKNLLSLPIDQLRAMRGREISMIFQEPMTALSPLYRIGDLMIELFRYHRNVGKKAAREISIDWLQRVGIPDPADRMRAYPHQLSGGMRQRVMIAMALMHEPRLVIADEPTTALDVTIQAQILDLMRNQVQKKASLLLITHDMGVIREMCSHVAVMYAGEIIETGTVNEVFNNPLHPYTRALLAAIPGINPDCKRLPVIPGHVPPPSQFAQGCRFHPRCGKAFAPCATQHPAQTILYKRRIACHLWDQKYKSANES
- a CDS encoding ABC transporter ATP-binding protein, with product MNATPAPLLQINDLKTWFPIKRGVFARTSGYLRAVDGVTLHIHEGETLGLVGESGCGKTTLARTVLRLEKATSGQIFFDGIDVLGRNRAEMDLMRRHMQVVFQDPFASLNPRMSIVDLITEGAVHHRIITRSDARNYATDLLDEVGLGNHALDRYPHEFSGGQRQRISIARALAMQPKLIICDEAVSALDVSVQAQVINLFMDLRDRRNLSYLFISHDLSVVRHLANRIAVMYFGQIVESGPATQVIDHPVHPYTEALISAIPSPMATNTQRILLTGDVPSLKNPPPGCRFHPRCPIALDCCTQTMPNLRITDERNAHQAACLLRGNQK
- a CDS encoding transposase, whose product is MRRARIKRDEQAYYHCMTRIVGRQMLLGEAEKEHLHGLIRRVEGFTGVKVLTFALMTNHFHLLLEEPDRNAIVSDEMLLIRMHALYSAEEMEGIEARWSEWDAAGNLLAIEDDKWRYRRRMHDISEFMKTLKHRFSFWYNRIHDRKGTLWSERFKSVLVEGGNALRTVAAYIEMNAVRAGVVADPALYRFCGFGDAAAGAFAARAGITALMVHRGDAYGEATGQDWSVLSVGYLEDVLMYGISAGLLSRCRYFTDGQVVGSRGFVEAFFVANRDYFGPRRKAGGCKVKGEWKGLYAIRDVGRISKKDEGG
- a CDS encoding iron-containing alcohol dehydrogenase, which encodes MTRLIHNNFQRSRIKLFSTCHIFYTNEAKALKRAVNSETIIARFAVMDPETNYSLPAYQTACGASDILAHLQERYFTMEQHNDLSDRLLESAMRNIIANASLAIKNPSEYRYRAELMWTGTIAHNNLLDRGRIGDWASHDIEHELSAAYDIAHGAGLAIVFPAWMKYVYTTNIDRFVQYALRVWDISLPLEDKDGIVMAAIERLEAFYRSIGMPTRLSDLKIGDENLRKMAESALIVSDHVGNFKKLKADDIENIYKLAL